Genomic window (Aethina tumida isolate Nest 87 chromosome 4, icAetTumi1.1, whole genome shotgun sequence):
CAATGGACCCAGATGGGTTGCCAGACTTTATGAGATCTGAATATAACtttgaataaataagaaatgtgATCAATATTGTGAAAGACCTTTTATGTTTGTGCCTCTGCTTGTTAAGGTTGTTCTTCCACCTAAGCCCAAAATCAGAGCCGTCATATgtcacataatttaattttgtgaaatatattttactgtcTCGTTGTGCAGCAGACACGGGCTTCCCCGACAAGGCCGGCGGTAAATCCAAATCGAGTAGGTAGTCTAGTACGACCAGATCCGGCCTTCGAATAATTTGTCGTCAAACTATTGAGCAGCCAGGCCGGAGGCTTAGTTTTCCTTTTATCGCCGTAGTAAGTGACAAATTGCAAAGTCAAAGCCTCGATGTCTCTATCAAACTTttgtcattttcaaaaatcacaaaaagtGCACGTTCATGCGACCTCTCTCGGGGTAACTTCGAATGTTTGGTTCAAACCAATATTTCCAAAGTTTGTTTTCACAATCTAGTCGCATTTTCTCGTCGGTGTCCATTCCTTTAAAAGTTTACTTCCTCAAAACACGCTAGATTTATTgcttaatataaatgtttagacTGTGACAGATGTTGTTTCTAagtggtaaaattaattaaaatcttcatTAATTTGGTAAGTTCAATTTCAATATCACACCCTACTATTCGCCATTTAATCTAACAGCCACAAAATGTCCGAGAAAAGGAAATCTAACTCCAGAACATCACAAGGTGGCATATCCAATAAACGTCTGAGAAATGCCAATGTCAAGGTACAGTTTATGACTAtgattgaacaaaaataataaatattattttattagatgagAGCAGGATGTGTCCTTTACATGGCCCTGAAAAACTTCATGTGTCACTCTTTTCTGGAAgttgattttgtaaataacgTTAACGTTGTTGTCGGCAAGAACGGTAGTGGTAAAAGTGCTTTGTTAACAGCACTGATTTTGGGCTTAGGTGGAAGAACAACCTTAACAAGCAGAGGCACAAATATAAAaggtattttacaatattaatcaCATTCCTTAGTTATTCAAAGTTATATTCAGCTCTCATAAAATCTGGCAAACCATCTGGGTCCattgaaatacatttgaaCAATTCTGGAGATTATGCCTATAAACATGACAGTTttggcaataaaattataattattagaaatataactGTAAATGGATCTGGCagttataaagttaaaaatgaaaatggtaaatattttcataaaactatAACAAACATAGTTTATCAATAAGTTTTGTAGGAGTTTCTGTATGTGGTTCAGCAAAGGAGGTCTCAAATATTGTAACATCTTTTCGAATACAACTGGACAATCCAATATGTATCTTAAATCAAGATATATcaagaaactttttaagtaGCAATGATCCtaaacagaaatttattttattcaaaagggCTACTAGACTTGATCATCTGTATGATGAGTATAATAAgattaaacacaataaaatagaaatggtTACAGAATTTACTGGGAAAGAATCTgtgagtaaataatattaatagtattataatatgtatgtattatattaacaaagaaATGACCTGTTTcacgattatttttaatattttattgtatttttagttatttaagaaaatgcaaaatgaattaaaaatgttgcaaATAAAGATTGGCAACCACAGCCAGCTCATTGCCATGAAAGAGAGGAAAGCAGACCTTCAGGTTGAGTTACTGTGGGCAAAAGTAAGAGATTTGGAAAAAGAACTGGAAGAAAAAGAAACGCAACTGAAAATCGAGGAAGCAAAGATCAGTGAAGTAGAAAATGAAAGGGGAAAAAAGGGCGAATTGCTGGAACAATTAAGGGAAACAAAtaggtataataaatttttatattttgtttatttgctattttcttttttagtcTTTTAGATAGAGAAGAAACTGAAGTAGTGAACTcaattaaattgcaaaaacGATATCAATCAGATGCGCAAAAGGAACGTAAGACTGCTCTCGCAGCTTACAATGAAAAAAAGAATGAACAGACAAAAATCAACGTCGTCATTGAGTCAAGAACAAAGGACCTGGAATATCttaagaaagaaattgataGCGCTAATGAAaagttagttttattatagaatcttTTATTCCTCCTAAAAGGAATGTTTTAGATTGACCAAAGCTGAACAGGAGGAATTGGAACGTTTGCAGACATTAAGATCATATGAAGAAAAACTTAAAAGCACTGAAGAACACTTACAAACCAGCAGGAACGATTTGTTTCAAGTTTCCAGCCATTTGTcttataaagaaaatgaagaacaaaattttttaaatgatataaaaaaccttaatataaaaattcgtatttatatttatcatttttaaccaTACTCGATAACcaccattaatattttcaggtaATGATGAATTAAGTTTACAAGCTTTGACAGAGGAATCAGGAAACAatcttatattgtatggtGCAGATATGCTCAAAGTCAAACAGAAGATTCAAGAGCATAAGAATAGTTTCGCGCATGAGCCTAGAGGCCCATTGGGTATGATTTAATTGAACTTTATaacataatgtaattttttggaatCCATACGTGTATAGGTCAATATATCAAGGTTAAGGACAAGAAATGGGTGGTTGCAGTTGAAGGGTTCATTTCCCCCAAACTGTTAAGTGCTTTTGCTGTAGACAACAAAGGAGATCTTCAGCTGTTAAGGAAGATATTTGACCAGTGCTGTTCAGGACAAAAACAGCCGACAATTATTACTTCCAAGTTCATTTATcaggtaaattttaattgtttattgatttgtctaattactttattttatagaaacatGATGTGACAAGGAACTTGGTTGAATCACCTCCCGACTGCGTGGCCCTGTATGATGTCATAGAGATAGAGGATCCAATCGTTTTCAATTGCATTGTCGACCAGTCGGGGATGGAAAATATTCTTCTCATACCCACTGACGAGCGGGCTCAAGAACTCCTTTCCATGCAGGAACGAGTTCCCCGAAACTGTGTCCAAGGTGTTACCATGCAAGGCGACAAATACTACCCTGATCCAAATTATAGGTCATACGGATCCAGACAACGTCGAGCCAAATATCTCCAGATTGACACCAAGGAACATGCGGTGTAagtattagatatttaatcCTTTTGGCAAACTCTTGAAGAGTGGTTTTAAGGCAACTGGCGACTGGTATCGAACTGTTAAAAAAGGATTTAGCTGCCAAAACTACGgagctaaataattttaagcaaGATATGAGCGATAAAATTAACGAAAAAAAGGAGTTAGAAgacaagataaaaaaattaaacgacGCCAGGCAACGCGTCAGACAAAAGATAAATGAGATCACTTCCTCAGCTGAGCCTGAAGTAACCAACGTAAACGTTTtggtaaatgttttaattactatatttcGTTGCTGTTTGGTGAACTTTTATTTCCAGCAAAATGAAGTGAGTGAAGTTGAAGGTGTGATACAAGAAAAGACTACTGCTTTAGCACTTGTGGAAACGGAACTCCACGATTTAAAGACTAAAGTGGACGAAATAGAGGATAAACTAGAAAACTTCAATAAAGCGATTGAGGATCTTGAAAGCAGATTGGACCCTATTCGGGTACTTCGTGGCATTTCAACTTGTTACTGTATTAAACTGTGGCAATTTACAGGAACAAAAGTGGGCCAATAAAAGGAAGTTGGATGGGGCATTAATGGGTGACCAGTTTCTGGAAAGTCAATTGGATGTATTGAACGAGAAAGCAAACAGCGTTCGTGTTGAAATAGTTGTGATTCAGAATAACTTATACGACCGAGTTTCCAAAGCCGAAAAAGCTGGAGAACGTTTGCCTCAACTgaggtaattattttaattatatagacataaaatattgatgtttTTTTGCAGAGAAGAAGCAGAAATTGCTAACGAGATTATAGAACTGGAGAAGTCTGTGGCTAACATTGAATCAATGTCACATAATATCACCGACGTGGTACAAAAGTACAAGTCTCTAAAACTAAAGTACAACGAGACAGCACACGTAATAGAAAagctgaatttaaatattactgcaCTAACTGAAGCTTTAAAATGCCGAAACCGTTACTGTAAAATAACGGAaaactactttatttcctacaTTAAGTATTCATTCAAGAAAATTTTGGAAACTTCCAATTGTAAGGTAATAAATctgtaagtattaaaaatacccATATACTCAGGATGGTGAACTATTTTAGGGAACAATTAATATAGATTGTGAAAGAGAAGAATTGGAGCTGATAGTCATACCACAGGAAGGTACACAGGGTGTGACCAAAACTACCAATTTGTCAGGAGGGGAAAGATCATTCTCCACTGTTGCTTTTCTCTACTCTTTGTGGCAGTGTATGGATTTCCCATTCTATTTTTTGGATGAGTTTGATGTTTATATGGTAGGAAATTggcgtttttaattttttggatttaatGTTCTGTTCATTAGGATAAACAAAATAGAACAAAGGTTTTCAATATACTGGTTAGTCATGCTAATACACGGCCACACTTGCAACACGTTTTTTTAACACCTCAGGACGTTTCATTTCTGGATACGAAGGATGTTTGTGTTTTGAAGTAtcttgattattatattagttttgtattacattaaagtataattttttcaggTTGAAAGGCCCAGATGAGGCATAATgtgcaattattttacttttggaATGTATTTTTGAGTTTATGATTTATTCTATGTTCtatgttgaattaaaataaaaatatattttgattcttTTTCTGTTCTTTTAATCTGCTACTTTGCCAGGAAGTTTTGTTAATAACTTTGTTGCTTGTTGCTTCAAAAGTTCTGTTGTTGATACAAGTTTGTTTACTTTGTGCATAGGActgcattatttattaaagcctATTTGTTACAGTATAATGCCATATGGCAACAATGTAATCTTCATAAATTAAACCATGGAATCCCCTGCATAGAGTAAAAAAAACTTCATCAACAAcggaatttttaaagtaataataaaactaatattacaaaattaattccttctgaaattaataaaacaaattaattaaaatttaaaaaaatcagaataaacatattttttaaattaatactgaaGTACAGCTTGGCATACTCAAAATTAGTGAATACTAACCGTCGAAAgctgcaaatattttaaaaataaaacacattaaatctatttaatataagaaaattattctttttgaaAGATGCGGAGcgtattttgaaaacattaagtaatatatacacataacctaacttaaaTCTCGTTGACAGATGTCACGGTAATGAAAACTTCctctaaaattgtttgaatttaattattaatatagtcAAATGGCGTTAATAATATCCACCatacaaaaatgttgtttGAAATCCCTGGAAGAAAAACTATTAGCTTTAAGGTAAAGTCCAACTTGACTCCATAAATTTTAGAGGTTATACGGTGTGTTCATTTTGTAGTATTACAAATACAACTCAAATAAGAGAGAGACATGTACTAAACGCCAAACCTAGACTAAGGAATCCTACGTGGTTTACCAAACAAACCAGAGCCGTAAGTATGACCATTATATCACTCGCAGTACTacaagaatttatttgttagacCACCGAAGAATATCTCACCCCAGAAAACAAAGAATTCCTAAAAGAAATAACTCAagataaatattcaaacaaagAAAATCCGGAAATAGTATTGAAACAATGGGATCCAAAATTGCAAAGGACTGGACTAATTGCCAGGAAAATTGGTGTGTATCCAATGTGGCTTAAAGATGGAAAAAGAATTCAGACAACACTACTACAGGTACAAGTTCCACATACTGTTACAGTtctcaataaaatttcaataggTTTTAGACAACCATGTAATAAGACATTACCCAGCTGATGAGTACGACCCTCCCAGGAAGCGAGTGGGGAGGATTTACAACAAAAAGGCGTGCCTTTTAATTGGAGCGGAAGAAGCAGACCCTTCAATTTTCACCAAGGAATATTGCGGATTATTCAAGGACTCTGGTGTAATCCCCAAAAAGATTTTGAAAAGATTTTTTGTCAGTCCTGATGCAGCTCTACCTGTTGGATCACTGTTGAATGTCATGCATTTTCAAGTTGGAAATGCCGTTGATGTAATGGGAAAAACGTAAATATACACGTCATGTGTGCTTATTCATGATCATTACAGTTGTTTCTTTTTTGCAGTATTGATAGGGGTTTCCAGGGTGTGGTTAAAAGGCATGGTTTCAAAGGAATGCCTGCCTCTCATGGTGTGACCAAAACTCACAGACGTGGTGGCAACATCGGTGGCGGCGGTGAGAAAGGTAGGGTCTGGCCTGGTACCAAAATGCCAGGTCATATGGGTAACAGATTTCTAGTACAAAAGGGTTTAACAGTCTTAAGAATAAACACCAAGTATAATGTCATGTGGGTGACTGGACAAGCTATTCCTGGCGAAACTAATTCTATTGTTACTGTTTATGATTCTAAACTGCCATTAAGAAAACCAACCAAACCTGTACCTTTCCCCACTTATGTGGGACCAATTGATGATAGCATACCTGAGGATTTCTATGATGAGAAGGTTCACGTTTTTAATGAGCCCACTATTGTTTATAATGACAAGTAATTAGGTC
Coding sequences:
- the LOC109599734 gene encoding structural maintenance of chromosomes protein 6-like — its product is MSEKRKSNSRTSQGGISNKRLRNANVKMRAGCVLYMALKNFMCHSFLEVDFVNNVNVVVGKNGSGKSALLTALILGLGGRTTLTSRGTNIKALIKSGKPSGSIEIHLNNSGDYAYKHDSFGNKIIIIRNITVNGSGSYKVKNENGVSVCGSAKEVSNIVTSFRIQLDNPICILNQDISRNFLSSNDPKQKFILFKRATRLDHLYDEYNKIKHNKIEMVTEFTGKESLFKKMQNELKMLQIKIGNHSQLIAMKERKADLQVELLWAKVRDLEKELEEKETQLKIEEAKISEVENERGKKGELLEQLRETNSLLDREETEVVNSIKLQKRYQSDAQKERKTALAAYNEKKNEQTKINVVIESRTKDLEYLKKEIDSANEKLTKAEQEELERLQTLRSYEEKLKSTEEHLQTSRNDLFQVSSHLSYKENEEQNFLNDIKNLNIKIRNDELSLQALTEESGNNLILYGADMLKVKQKIQEHKNSFAHEPRGPLGQYIKVKDKKWVVAVEGFISPKLLSAFAVDNKGDLQLLRKIFDQCCSGQKQPTIITSKFIYQKHDVTRNLVESPPDCVALYDVIEIEDPIVFNCIVDQSGMENILLIPTDERAQELLSMQERVPRNCVQGVTMQGDKYYPDPNYRSYGSRQRRAKYLQIDTKEHAVQLATGIELLKKDLAAKTTELNNFKQDMSDKINEKKELEDKIKKLNDARQRVRQKINEITSSAEPEVTNVNVLQNEVSEVEGVIQEKTTALALVETELHDLKTKVDEIEDKLENFNKAIEDLESRLDPIREQKWANKRKLDGALMGDQFLESQLDVLNEKANSVRVEIVVIQNNLYDRVSKAEKAGERLPQLREEAEIANEIIELEKSVANIESMSHNITDVVQKYKSLKLKYNETAHVIEKLNLNITALTEALKCRNRYCKITENYFISYIKYSFKKILETSNCKGTINIDCEREELELIVIPQEGTQGVTKTTNLSGGERSFSTVAFLYSLWQCMDFPFYFLDEFDVYMDKQNRTKVFNILVSHANTRPHLQHVFLTPQDVSFLDTKDVCVLKLKGPDEA
- the LOC109599742 gene encoding 39S ribosomal protein L3, mitochondrial — encoded protein: MALIISTIQKCCLKSLEEKLLALSITNTTQIRERHVLNAKPRLRNPTWFTKQTRATTEEYLTPENKEFLKEITQDKYSNKENPEIVLKQWDPKLQRTGLIARKIGVYPMWLKDGKRIQTTLLQVLDNHVIRHYPADEYDPPRKRVGRIYNKKACLLIGAEEADPSIFTKEYCGLFKDSGVIPKKILKRFFVSPDAALPVGSLLNVMHFQVGNAVDVMGKTIDRGFQGVVKRHGFKGMPASHGVTKTHRRGGNIGGGGEKGRVWPGTKMPGHMGNRFLVQKGLTVLRINTKYNVMWVTGQAIPGETNSIVTVYDSKLPLRKPTKPVPFPTYVGPIDDSIPEDFYDEKVHVFNEPTIVYNDK